A region of Fimbriimonadaceae bacterium DNA encodes the following proteins:
- the sasA_4 gene encoding Adaptive-response sensory-kinase SasA, whose amino-acid sequence MAIWQKISLVLLLLAAALGAIVTTIQANAMVQKFKQLQHQVAEKNLSRIQDAIVTEIQALGNQAKDWGSWDDTYRFVDDGNDQFSKVNLTGNLYETVNIDLLAILDKNGEPVYSTFRDAAGKEQLLPDDFNPKVLAIGTKRRPGPSRASAATFSGVQFIHGTPAIIFGRPILDSSEERPTRGTIVMARLLTPERLNTIAKRNRASFTLFPNATGASTNLSTEVLETLFHKGSFIEEPQESVPVDAYRYLTDAAGNPGVIVRASTVPEVLRGGISTVKQMIFNVINVLVVACMLSMLLVHLMVSAPLAVLAGKLKAIGEDHHEVVGGRLTARNDEIGTLARSFDDTLCRLAQTRTRLMSASREAGMAEVARGILHNAGNALNSVTVSVKQIETLSKRSRVAGLAKCVEMLRQNEHRLGEFLTTDPKGTQVLGYLEGLANALKEENRELQSEAQALATSTNHIVNLMQNQESIAQKSDQVVSFPLNGIVHEAVGIVQTSFRSHRVDLKLALEGDPVVSGDPSKLTQILVNLLTNAKEAIKATERGQGSVVVTSVLHGSGACEVRVKDDGPGIPADLLSKIFNSGFSTKDRGSGIGLHYCANAAAEMGWQIRAESEGLGKGSTFCLTAGAASQGREAA is encoded by the coding sequence ATGGCTATCTGGCAAAAGATATCGCTCGTCTTGCTGCTGCTTGCGGCGGCGTTGGGCGCTATTGTGACCACCATTCAAGCTAACGCCATGGTGCAGAAGTTCAAGCAGCTTCAGCATCAAGTTGCTGAAAAGAACCTTTCCCGGATTCAGGACGCCATCGTTACGGAAATCCAGGCCCTGGGCAACCAGGCAAAGGATTGGGGCAGTTGGGACGACACCTACCGTTTCGTCGACGACGGCAACGACCAGTTTTCCAAAGTCAACCTGACCGGAAATCTCTACGAGACGGTGAACATCGACCTACTCGCGATCCTTGACAAGAATGGCGAGCCGGTCTACAGCACGTTCCGCGACGCGGCAGGCAAAGAACAGCTCTTACCTGACGATTTCAACCCGAAGGTCCTGGCGATCGGCACCAAGCGCCGGCCAGGCCCAAGCCGAGCGAGCGCCGCGACCTTCTCCGGTGTGCAATTCATTCACGGGACTCCGGCAATCATCTTTGGTCGCCCGATTCTCGACAGCTCCGAGGAACGGCCCACAAGAGGCACCATTGTCATGGCTAGGCTCTTGACGCCTGAACGCCTCAACACAATCGCGAAGCGCAACCGCGCGTCCTTCACGCTGTTTCCAAATGCCACCGGTGCGAGTACGAACCTGAGCACCGAGGTGCTTGAGACGCTATTCCATAAGGGCTCCTTCATCGAGGAACCTCAGGAGTCGGTCCCCGTCGACGCATACCGATACTTAACCGATGCGGCCGGCAATCCCGGTGTTATCGTTCGCGCGTCGACCGTTCCGGAAGTGTTGCGTGGCGGCATCTCTACGGTCAAGCAGATGATCTTCAACGTCATCAACGTCCTCGTGGTCGCCTGCATGTTGTCGATGCTGCTGGTTCACCTGATGGTCTCCGCGCCCCTCGCAGTCCTCGCGGGAAAGCTGAAAGCGATCGGAGAGGATCATCACGAAGTCGTTGGCGGACGCCTGACCGCACGAAACGACGAAATTGGCACCCTCGCCAGGAGCTTCGACGACACCCTTTGCCGTCTCGCCCAGACTCGCACGCGACTGATGTCGGCCTCTCGGGAAGCGGGAATGGCCGAAGTCGCTCGGGGAATACTTCACAATGCCGGCAACGCGCTGAACTCCGTAACGGTCTCGGTGAAGCAGATCGAGACCCTTAGCAAACGTTCGAGAGTCGCAGGATTGGCCAAGTGTGTCGAGATGCTTCGACAGAACGAGCATCGCCTTGGCGAATTCTTAACGACCGATCCCAAAGGCACGCAGGTTCTGGGTTATCTCGAGGGCCTCGCCAACGCCCTCAAAGAGGAAAACCGGGAACTGCAGAGCGAAGCACAGGCGCTGGCAACCAGTACCAACCACATCGTCAACTTGATGCAGAACCAGGAATCGATCGCGCAGAAGTCCGATCAAGTCGTCAGCTTCCCCCTGAATGGCATCGTTCACGAAGCGGTTGGAATCGTTCAAACCTCTTTCCGAAGCCACCGTGTCGACCTAAAGCTGGCTCTGGAAGGCGACCCGGTGGTATCCGGCGACCCTTCCAAGTTGACGCAGATCTTGGTCAACCTCTTGACGAACGCGAAAGAGGCCATCAAGGCGACGGAACGGGGCCAAGGTTCGGTCGTGGTGACGTCCGTGCTGCACGGCAGTGGCGCCTGCGAGGTCCGCGTTAAGGACGATGGCCCCGGTATCCCTGCCGACCTGCTCAGCAAGATTTTCAATAGTGGATTCAGCACCAAGGACCGTGGTTCAGGCATCGGCTTGCACTATTGCGCAAACGCAGCGGCCGAAATGGGGTGGCAGATCCGAGCCGAGAGCGAGGGCCTGGGGAAAGGAAGCACTTTTTGCTTGACGGCGGGGGCGGCTAGCCAAGGGAGGGAAGCGGCATAA
- the recF gene encoding DNA replication and repair protein RecF, producing MIAGANAQGKTSILEALFLASTGQLLRGGRDAEAIRNGEADATVELTIQPSGTTIRVELRAGIRKRILVNDKPLARASDIMGRLPIVTFSMEDLEVVRGEPGARRRFLDVELSQHYPNYLKSFATYRRSLEQRNALLKEAQERNVPGSEFEPWELSLAESGEDIRRRRQAFVTDLAPAVSAFMRDLGNESIELGIQASDEEPLLGLLESGRANDIRRGSTSVGPHRDDLRIFVQGVDIRAFGSQGQQRSAVMALKAGVFNVAGELHGEPPTLLLDDVFSDLDAGRRQRLVRLVRETSGQVLITCTEPEQAGTELLESARVFRVSEGAATLWNG from the coding sequence GTGATTGCCGGAGCCAATGCCCAGGGGAAGACGTCCATCCTCGAGGCCCTTTTTCTCGCTTCGACCGGGCAGCTCCTCAGAGGAGGAAGAGACGCCGAGGCGATCCGGAATGGCGAGGCCGATGCGACGGTCGAGCTCACGATCCAGCCTTCGGGAACCACGATCCGGGTCGAGTTACGGGCGGGAATCCGCAAGAGGATCTTGGTCAACGACAAGCCCCTTGCCAGAGCCTCCGACATCATGGGGCGGCTCCCAATCGTGACGTTCTCGATGGAGGACCTGGAGGTGGTGAGGGGGGAGCCAGGAGCCAGACGCCGCTTCCTCGACGTCGAGCTTTCGCAGCACTACCCGAACTATCTCAAGTCATTCGCCACTTATCGTCGAAGCCTGGAGCAGCGTAACGCGCTGCTGAAAGAGGCCCAGGAAAGGAACGTGCCGGGGTCCGAATTCGAGCCGTGGGAATTGTCCCTGGCAGAGAGCGGAGAAGACATCCGGAGGCGCAGGCAGGCCTTCGTGACCGATCTCGCGCCCGCCGTGAGTGCCTTTATGCGCGATCTTGGCAACGAGAGCATCGAACTTGGCATTCAAGCATCGGATGAGGAACCACTCCTCGGCCTGCTGGAATCGGGTCGGGCGAACGATATCCGCCGGGGAAGCACCTCGGTCGGACCCCATCGCGACGACCTGAGGATTTTCGTGCAGGGCGTCGACATCAGAGCGTTTGGTTCCCAGGGCCAGCAGCGGTCGGCAGTGATGGCGCTCAAGGCCGGCGTCTTCAACGTGGCGGGTGAACTCCATGGTGAGCCACCAACTCTGTTGCTTGACGATGTGTTTTCGGATCTCGATGCCGGGCGCCGACAACGGCTGGTCAGGCTCGTGCGGGAGACATCGGGCCAAGTGTTGATAACTTGCACAGAACCGGAACAAGCCGGTACCGAATTGCTCGAGTCGGCTCGGGTATTCCGTGTTAGCGAGGGTGCGGCCACCCTTTGGAATGGATGA
- a CDS encoding putative esterase, with amino-acid sequence MPAANPTVTVERIRVRYGETDQMGHAYYANYLYWMEQARGAWCRDRGFTYKQLEESGFKLPVVEVHARYRDEIKYDDLVEVRIHLATIRRAAIQFKYEIFNLRTDKLCTEGYTWHVMIDGSNRAVSIPTDVREWLDRSPADWNRIE; translated from the coding sequence ATGCCAGCTGCGAATCCCACCGTTACCGTCGAACGAATCCGCGTACGGTACGGCGAAACCGACCAGATGGGGCATGCCTATTACGCGAATTACCTGTATTGGATGGAGCAGGCCCGCGGAGCGTGGTGTCGGGATCGAGGGTTTACGTACAAGCAGCTCGAGGAGTCGGGGTTCAAGCTGCCGGTGGTGGAAGTACACGCACGGTACCGGGACGAGATCAAATACGATGATTTGGTCGAGGTCCGAATCCATTTGGCCACGATTCGTCGAGCGGCTATCCAGTTCAAATACGAAATCTTCAACCTCCGCACCGATAAGCTATGCACGGAGGGATACACTTGGCATGTGATGATCGATGGCTCGAACCGAGCTGTGTCGATTCCCACTGATGTTCGGGAATGGCTTGATCGGAGCCCAGCGGACTGGAATCGCATCGAATAG
- the dapF_2 gene encoding Diaminopimelate epimerase: MSPLPFWKVESVGNDFVLVHLSDIEMRRQLAGSGIDETTALSQLAQTVCERRFSVGSDGLLAVGPHDGGLRLRMFNPDGTEDFCGNGLRCAAWHARELGWTTGETTILHRARSVRADIDDDGMVVTDIGKATFEPTRIPVSSAGEIWHARMAVAGHDVDLSCVSTGSTHTVLSVDTLPEDAVFLAVSRELEVHPMFPERTSVIWMEAHDTHRVRIRIWERGAGETLGCGTGSSAAAVVHARTHDLNGTFWVENRGGIVTVQMDSWQDSLTLASMVDDVYSGTLEFSDEHHRVAVGTEEAIPQSVQ, from the coding sequence ATGAGCCCCCTGCCTTTTTGGAAGGTCGAATCGGTCGGTAATGATTTCGTGCTGGTGCACCTATCCGATATCGAAATGAGGCGTCAGCTTGCCGGGAGCGGAATCGACGAGACGACCGCCTTATCCCAACTTGCTCAGACCGTCTGCGAGCGCCGCTTTTCCGTCGGCTCGGACGGCTTGCTGGCGGTTGGTCCTCACGATGGAGGGTTAAGGCTGCGGATGTTCAATCCAGACGGAACCGAGGACTTCTGCGGGAACGGCCTCCGTTGTGCGGCCTGGCACGCCCGCGAGTTGGGCTGGACGACGGGCGAGACCACCATCCTCCACCGAGCTCGATCGGTCCGAGCCGATATTGACGATGACGGCATGGTCGTCACCGATATCGGCAAGGCTACGTTCGAACCGACCCGAATTCCGGTTTCGTCGGCTGGGGAGATTTGGCACGCGAGAATGGCTGTCGCCGGCCATGATGTGGACCTGAGCTGCGTTTCGACCGGCAGCACCCACACCGTGCTAAGCGTCGATACCCTGCCGGAGGATGCGGTCTTTCTCGCCGTGAGCCGAGAACTTGAAGTACATCCGATGTTTCCGGAGCGAACCTCGGTGATCTGGATGGAAGCGCACGATACGCACCGAGTTCGGATTCGAATCTGGGAACGGGGGGCCGGCGAGACGCTTGGCTGTGGTACTGGCAGCAGTGCGGCGGCCGTCGTCCATGCGCGCACTCACGATCTGAATGGCACCTTTTGGGTAGAAAACCGCGGCGGGATTGTGACCGTGCAAATGGATAGCTGGCAGGATAGCTTGACGCTGGCTTCGATGGTCGATGACGTCTATAGCGGCACACTGGAGTTCTCGGACGAGCATCACCGAGTCGCCGTAGGAACCGAGGAAGCCATTCCCCAATCTGTCCAGTAG
- the fabG_2 gene encoding 3-oxoacyl-[acyl-carrier-protein] reductase FabG encodes MRFQDQVVVVTGASRGIGKTIAAAFAAEGAKVACVASTPENAARAASELGGGAAGFGCDIGDPLQVSAAAEAIESQMGSPSVLVNNAGMTRDGLMMRMKDEDWDAVLRVNLGGAFHWTKALIRGMMKARYGRILNMTSVIGTGGGAGQANYAAAKAGIIGLTKSTAKELGSRGITCNAIAPGFIETDMTHDLPEEMRDRIIATAPAGRLGTPEDIAPAVLFLCSLDAGYITGQVLTIDGGLTV; translated from the coding sequence ATGCGGTTCCAGGATCAGGTCGTCGTCGTTACCGGGGCCAGTCGCGGTATCGGGAAAACCATTGCGGCCGCCTTCGCCGCCGAGGGGGCGAAGGTCGCCTGTGTAGCCTCCACGCCCGAGAATGCGGCTCGCGCCGCGTCTGAGCTAGGTGGCGGCGCGGCAGGCTTTGGCTGCGATATCGGCGACCCGTTGCAGGTGTCGGCTGCCGCAGAGGCGATCGAATCCCAGATGGGCAGCCCATCCGTGCTCGTGAACAATGCCGGCATGACCCGCGATGGCCTGATGATGCGGATGAAGGATGAGGACTGGGATGCGGTCTTGCGGGTGAATCTGGGCGGCGCCTTCCACTGGACGAAGGCATTGATTCGCGGCATGATGAAGGCACGCTACGGCCGAATTCTGAACATGACCAGCGTTATCGGCACGGGTGGCGGCGCCGGACAGGCAAACTATGCGGCCGCCAAGGCCGGCATCATCGGACTGACCAAGTCGACCGCTAAAGAACTCGGCAGCCGTGGAATCACCTGCAACGCCATCGCTCCAGGTTTCATCGAGACCGATATGACCCACGATTTGCCCGAAGAAATGCGGGATCGCATCATCGCTACCGCCCCAGCGGGCCGATTGGGTACGCCGGAGGACATCGCACCTGCTGTACTATTCCTTTGCAGCTTGGACGCCGGTTACATCACGGGCCAGGTGCTGACGATTGACGGCGGACTGACGGTATGA
- the nahK gene encoding N-acetylhexosamine 1-kinase, producing the protein MSIVAEQLPPGIFEQFDISGAFAGSDRLAGGHINRSYLVAADVAGKQTRFVFQRINRTVFPRPDLVMDNIDRVTRHLAGDGAVEPWRRHTLTVVSTRSGETFFVDPEEEYWRAYYYVEDCRTFDVVENEHHAREAGRAFGAFIAQMKDFSPELLHETIANFHHTPTRIDQLRTACEVDVEGRARDVGDELTFVFDRVRHAEALVSAISEDQRARRVSHNDCKINNVLFDRKTDRATCVIDLDTVMPGTALYDFGDLVRTVCGTAREDERDLDLMEFDLPNFEALLDGYVAALDDDLVEAERRRFAIAGLVITLEIGTRFLADHLNGDRYFRIQREGHNLDRARTQFKLVSEMENRWADITGIAERITGSPQLR; encoded by the coding sequence GTGAGCATCGTCGCCGAGCAGCTCCCTCCAGGAATCTTCGAGCAATTCGATATCAGCGGCGCTTTTGCAGGGTCCGACAGGCTCGCGGGCGGCCATATCAATCGCTCCTATTTGGTGGCTGCCGACGTGGCGGGCAAGCAAACGCGATTCGTCTTTCAGCGCATCAACCGAACGGTCTTTCCGCGGCCGGACTTGGTCATGGACAACATCGACCGGGTTACCCGCCACTTGGCGGGAGATGGGGCCGTAGAGCCCTGGCGGCGGCATACCTTGACAGTGGTTTCCACCAGGAGCGGGGAGACCTTCTTCGTCGACCCCGAAGAGGAGTATTGGCGCGCCTACTACTACGTTGAGGATTGCCGCACTTTTGACGTGGTGGAGAACGAGCACCATGCCCGCGAAGCCGGGCGAGCGTTTGGCGCCTTTATCGCCCAGATGAAGGATTTTTCGCCGGAACTTCTGCACGAGACCATCGCCAACTTCCATCACACCCCGACCAGAATCGACCAGTTGCGGACCGCTTGTGAGGTCGACGTCGAGGGTCGGGCCAGGGACGTCGGCGATGAGCTCACGTTCGTGTTCGACCGCGTTCGCCACGCCGAGGCTTTGGTTTCCGCCATTTCAGAGGACCAACGGGCTCGCCGCGTCTCCCACAACGACTGCAAGATCAACAACGTGCTGTTCGATCGAAAGACTGACCGTGCGACCTGCGTGATCGACCTCGACACGGTGATGCCCGGAACCGCGCTCTATGACTTTGGCGACCTGGTTAGAACGGTCTGTGGTACCGCCCGCGAAGACGAGCGCGACCTCGATCTGATGGAATTTGATCTGCCGAATTTCGAAGCCTTACTCGATGGCTATGTCGCCGCTCTTGACGACGACCTGGTGGAGGCCGAGCGCCGCCGGTTCGCAATCGCCGGGCTCGTCATCACCCTCGAGATCGGCACGCGCTTCCTTGCCGACCACCTGAACGGCGACCGGTACTTCCGCATCCAGCGCGAGGGCCACAATCTCGATCGGGCACGGACACAGTTCAAGCTTGTCAGCGAGATGGAAAACCGGTGGGCCGACATCACCGGAATTGCGGAGCGAATCACCGGCTCGCCCCAGTTAAGGTAG
- a CDS encoding Long-chain-fatty-acid--CoA ligase FadD15, with the protein MFKANGQWQKQTYNEHASSVRNVAAALASLGLERGDRVAIFAENSIHWAQAEWACQLLGLIPVPIYPTLPSDQAQYIVNDSGAKLALVSSDELASRLPGTDCEFLDGPSRLVDRPSSTPISDDALDAISQAIAAEDLATIIYTSGTTGNPKGAMLSHKSFVSTCEAVRQRIPVDENDLFLSFLPLSHVYERMAGHVLPVALGATVAYAGSIATLASDMVDVKPTIMLCVPRFLDSVRSRIVDNVARQSPIKQRLFKACLSQGLTRSKGGFAPFAGILDHLVGAKVRERTGGRLRFFASGGAALPGYVADFYAALRLTVLQGYGLTETCGGNCINHPDRVDNTTVGEPLVPAVEIKIADDGEILIRGDCRMIAYYNLPEETALAIGSDGWFHTGDIGEMVDGKLRITDRKKDLLVLGNGKNVAPQPIENKLRESEWIGEAVLFGDGMEYVCALVIPDKERVAKWAKEASASGGYEEWVNQAEVRQAIKSEIDRINKGIADFEKVKRHEVVAATFSIETGELTPTLKVKRKFVKEKFADVIARMSR; encoded by the coding sequence ATGTTCAAGGCAAACGGCCAGTGGCAAAAGCAGACGTATAACGAGCACGCAAGCAGCGTTCGGAACGTCGCCGCCGCCTTGGCCAGTCTCGGCTTGGAGCGAGGCGACCGGGTGGCGATCTTCGCTGAAAACTCCATTCACTGGGCCCAGGCAGAGTGGGCGTGCCAGTTACTCGGTCTCATTCCGGTACCGATCTATCCGACCTTGCCAAGCGACCAGGCCCAATACATCGTCAACGACTCCGGCGCTAAGCTGGCGCTGGTCAGTAGCGACGAGTTGGCAAGCCGGCTGCCCGGGACGGATTGCGAGTTTCTGGACGGGCCGTCCCGGCTTGTCGATCGGCCATCGTCGACCCCAATCTCGGACGATGCTCTCGACGCCATCAGTCAGGCCATCGCGGCCGAAGACCTTGCGACGATCATCTACACGAGCGGCACGACCGGGAATCCGAAAGGGGCGATGCTGAGCCACAAGTCCTTTGTCTCGACCTGCGAAGCCGTGCGGCAGCGGATTCCCGTCGATGAGAACGATCTCTTCTTAAGTTTCCTGCCCCTCTCCCACGTGTATGAGAGAATGGCCGGCCACGTGTTGCCGGTCGCCTTGGGCGCCACGGTTGCCTACGCCGGTTCCATCGCGACCCTTGCCAGCGACATGGTCGACGTCAAGCCCACGATCATGCTGTGTGTCCCGAGGTTCTTGGATTCGGTCCGGAGCCGAATCGTTGACAACGTCGCCCGCCAGTCTCCGATCAAGCAGCGCCTGTTCAAAGCCTGCCTGAGCCAAGGATTAACCCGCTCCAAAGGCGGCTTTGCCCCATTCGCCGGGATCTTGGACCACCTGGTGGGAGCGAAGGTGAGAGAACGAACCGGCGGACGGTTAAGATTCTTTGCCTCGGGTGGTGCTGCTCTGCCTGGCTACGTGGCGGATTTCTACGCCGCTCTCCGGCTCACCGTCCTCCAGGGCTATGGACTCACCGAGACCTGTGGCGGCAACTGCATCAACCACCCAGACCGGGTTGACAACACCACCGTCGGAGAGCCCCTCGTACCGGCCGTCGAGATCAAAATCGCCGACGATGGCGAGATCCTGATTCGTGGAGACTGCCGGATGATCGCCTACTACAATCTTCCTGAGGAAACGGCATTGGCAATCGGTTCGGACGGCTGGTTCCACACCGGGGACATCGGTGAAATGGTTGACGGAAAGCTCCGTATCACCGACCGGAAGAAAGATCTGCTGGTCTTGGGCAACGGCAAGAATGTAGCACCGCAGCCGATCGAGAACAAGCTACGAGAAAGCGAATGGATCGGTGAGGCTGTTCTCTTTGGGGATGGCATGGAATATGTCTGTGCGCTCGTTATCCCCGATAAGGAGCGCGTTGCGAAGTGGGCCAAGGAGGCCTCGGCTTCCGGCGGATACGAGGAGTGGGTAAACCAAGCCGAGGTAAGGCAAGCGATCAAGTCGGAAATCGACCGGATAAACAAGGGCATCGCCGACTTCGAGAAGGTCAAGCGTCACGAGGTCGTCGCGGCTACGTTTTCGATCGAGACGGGCGAGCTCACCCCGACGTTAAAGGTCAAGCGAAAGTTTGTGAAGGAAAAGTTCGCGGACGTCATCGCCCGCATGTCGCGATAG
- the fabD gene encoding Malonyl CoA-acyl carrier protein transacylase gives MVAYIFPGQGSQRPGMGEDLVRNSAAASAVFDTVAAATGVDVRRLCFEASEDELRRTDNAQLALFTCGIAAFQAAMALGAPAPSITAGHSVGEYAALVAADVLTIEDGARAVQQRGKLMAGSGATRRGTMAAVLGLEVDAIEEVCAAVAGTGVVVIANDNCPGQIVISGDYDAVQAASAMLAEKGAKRVLPLNVSGAFHSPLMTESATAMGAVLRTIPFQKGRCPVVANVTAAPVEDPAAWPDLLERQLASSVRWTESVQRMRSLGVNWFVECGVGEVLCGLVKRIDRDAATTKVVDTATANEAVGMLGVPA, from the coding sequence ATGGTCGCCTACATCTTCCCTGGCCAGGGCAGCCAGCGTCCGGGCATGGGCGAAGATCTCGTCCGCAATTCGGCGGCGGCTTCCGCGGTGTTCGATACCGTTGCCGCGGCAACCGGCGTCGATGTACGGCGCCTGTGCTTCGAGGCTTCCGAGGACGAGCTCAGGCGAACCGACAACGCTCAGCTCGCCCTCTTCACTTGCGGGATCGCTGCCTTTCAGGCGGCAATGGCGCTTGGCGCTCCCGCTCCATCGATCACGGCAGGACACAGCGTGGGCGAGTACGCCGCGCTCGTGGCCGCTGACGTCCTCACGATCGAAGATGGCGCCAGAGCGGTGCAGCAGCGCGGAAAGCTGATGGCCGGCAGCGGAGCAACTCGGCGAGGGACGATGGCCGCCGTTCTCGGGCTTGAGGTCGATGCAATCGAAGAAGTTTGCGCTGCCGTAGCTGGAACCGGTGTGGTTGTGATTGCCAATGACAACTGTCCCGGCCAGATCGTGATCAGCGGCGACTATGATGCCGTCCAGGCGGCGAGCGCAATGCTCGCGGAGAAGGGTGCCAAGCGCGTATTGCCGCTCAATGTGAGCGGGGCCTTTCATAGCCCGCTGATGACGGAATCGGCAACGGCGATGGGGGCCGTTCTACGGACGATCCCCTTCCAAAAGGGGCGGTGCCCGGTCGTGGCAAACGTCACCGCTGCGCCGGTCGAGGATCCCGCCGCGTGGCCCGATCTTCTCGAGCGCCAACTGGCATCCAGTGTCCGCTGGACGGAATCCGTTCAGAGGATGCGTTCGCTCGGAGTGAACTGGTTTGTCGAGTGTGGAGTCGGAGAAGTCCTCTGTGGCCTCGTCAAGCGGATCGACAGGGATGCCGCAACGACCAAGGTCGTCGATACCGCGACCGCCAACGAGGCTGTCGGCATGCTTGGGGTCCCGGCCTGA